One Spinacia oleracea cultivar Varoflay chromosome 4, BTI_SOV_V1, whole genome shotgun sequence DNA segment encodes these proteins:
- the LOC110784189 gene encoding uncharacterized protein isoform X1, whose translation MAKNRGKSKFVVGSSSERENVPSGRLPKTSRVRPSERPVERRSTGWDASKDDVVGGSSVSERATSGKKAGSSGVRRSYPEFPVHWTEADPQGKYAPILHETTKIDGPLEKSVSGDWLVEAKLGHYHRRAEELYGIQHALGYWCELPDQERPRVTHPPRGFISVYTHHLENGLRFPLDPFISELLVSYNISLAQLTPKSMRHIIGFRWVCDFINFPCSVAVFRDLHDLSFNHASKGDGYGWWTIINKRSRRKGEPNYITAYPYLSSDHNWKTEWLFVRVPTDPKHPHFYRPPKWFVTPDPDMRSVAAPDRNHHHYVDLLQWFLAREDNYKLPSNWLPNLNYILREDILAVAGLSRIFDREYGFSCVDPVVLGISLDLKTIHDSAPDYKFGKENPRNPRLKDYVLSPSGVARISEVRADPWDSASSPEAVPVKVVLPDLRTTSDPGPGTDAVPRAVPSVSSPARIDISLSRNRDQRKRKSSTLLRPSAHPKKAKADQSSEKEVVSEVMPPPKNLLHFMPLPGQKLKSVVVVEPPPVDQPLAEEDTIPSPLKPSAALGIEIQDITKVMEAIEADLVPGSDVPILAEQKEEAADVSLEREKSPDKEMVDLTEAHVEVPEAEKEEPEQGLTRKRRHSTLGSTSTSALDRLIHADPCSDVPLKRIPEEVREAMARYARAPVLGENPMAHVGSLVGPEAARENLLRANPQWRVPGAEERNPAMMAQYYLNEAVFWSSFASECSSVEERQLRRYQEAYARDIPVLDQKAGQLMAEMVDLKQLYLQYSREAREAAEQIGAEVGRLTFQVEEDAEKIASFDRERREMAAKFASELEEKDSLLKEMTSKFEAAIKQSQEAEARLQQFIKHREIVQNQADKVPVLQLKIREKDAAIRKLEQERVDLYTADQCREQYWNGILGARRMFAKHMPHFPWNEKVPLWMRAQDHLVECQADRDEAEAERQAALAEARAQKAASEGDTTAGGSSKDAPLGDAPETPKS comes from the exons atggcaaagaataggggcaagagcaagttcgtcgttggctcctctagtgagagggagaacgtgccttcgggaaggttaccgaaaacttcgagggttcggccttcggagaggccagtggagaggcgttcgactggttgggatgcttcgaaagatgatgttgttggcgggtctagcgtgtctgaacgcgcaacttctggtaaAAAGGCTGGCTCTTCGGGTGTGCGCCGCTcctaccctgagtttccagttcattggactgaagctgatccgcagggtaagtatgccccgattctgcatgagaccactaagatcgatggtcccttggaaaaatcggtcagtggtgactggttggtggaggcgaagctggggcattaccatcggagggccgaagagttatacggaatccagcacgccttggggtactggtgcgagcttcccgaccaggagcgtcctcgggtgactcatccgccgagggggttcatctctgtgtatactcatcatttggagaacggcctccgctttcctttggatcccttcatatccgagctcctggtgtcgtataacatcagtttggcccagcttacccccaaatctatgaggcacatcatcggatttagatgggtgtgcgattttattaactttccatgctctgttgccgtgtttcgggatctgcacgatctgtctttcaaccacgcttccaagggggatgggtatggttggtggaccattatcaacaaaagatcccgaagaaagggggagccgaactatattacggcctacccttacctcagctctgatcataactggaagacggagtggttgttcgttcgtgtgccgacagatccgaagcatccacatttttaccgccctccgaagtggtttgtgactcctgatcctgatatgcgaagcgtggctgctccggatcggaaccatcaccactacgtggatctcctccagtggtttttggctcgggaggacaactacaaattgccgtccaactggctcccgaacctcaactatatcttgcgggaggacattcttgctgttgccggtctcagcaggatttttgacaggg agtacggcttcagctgcgttgatcctgtggtcttgggtatttctttggatctgaagaccattcacgactcggcccctgattataagttcgggaaggagaatcctcgtaatcctcgcttgaaggattacgtgctgtctccgtcgggtgtcgctcggatatctgaagttcgagctgatccgtgggattctgcctcttctcccgaagctgttccagtgaaagtcgtgctccctgatttgaggacaacctcggatccg ggtcctgggactgacgctgtgccgcgtgccgttccttcggtttcatctccggctcggatagatatctctttatctaggaaccgg GATCAGCGCAAAAGGAAGAgcagcactcttttgaggccttctgcgcatccgaagaaggcgAAAGCTGATCAGtcttcggagaag gaagtggtttcggaagtcatgcctcctcccaaaaacctccttcacttcatgcccttgcccgggcagaagttgaagagtgtggtggttgtggAACCGCCTCCCGTGGACCAACCGctggctgaggaagataccatcccttctccgctgaagccgtctgctgctttagggatcgagatccaggatataaccaaggtgatggaggcaattgaagccgaccttgttcctggctcggatgtccctattctggccgagcagaaggaagaagctgctgacgtttctctcgaaagggagaaaagtccggataaggagatggtggatctcaccgaagctcacgtagaggttcccgaagctgagaaggaggaacccgagcagggtctgacgaggaagaggcgtcATTCGACCTTGGGCTCcacttcgacctcggccctggatagactgatccacgctgacccttgctcggatgttccgctgaaacggatccccgaggaggtaagggaagcgatggctcgctatgccagagctccggttttgggggagaaccccatggctcacgtgggatctttggtgggtcccgaagctgcacgggagaatcttcttcgggccaacccgcagtggagggttcctggagctgaggagaggaacccagctatgatggcccaatattatctgaatgag gctgttttctggtcctcgttcgcttccgagtgtagctcggttgaggaaaGGCAGCTGAGGAggtatcaggaggcttatgctcgtgatatccctgtcttggaccagaaggctgggcagctcatggccgagatggtggacctcaagcaactgtaccttcagtacagtcgtgaggctagggaAGCGGCGGAacagatcggggccgaagttgggaGGCTCACTTTCCAagttgaagaggatgctgaaaagatagcttccttcgacagggagaggagagaaatggctgccaagtttgcgagcgaacttgaagaaaaagacagtcttctcaaggagatgacgtctaaatttgaggcggccattaagcagagccaggaagcggaggcgaggcttcagcagtttATCAAGCACCGGGAGATTGTTCAgaatcaagctgacaaggtgcccgttctccagctgaagatccgagagaaagatgctgccattcggaagttggagcaagagagagttgacctctacactgctgatcagtgtagagagcaatactggaatggcatcctgggtgctcggcggatgttcgcgaagcacatgcctcatttcccttggaatgagaaggttccgctctggatgagggcccaggatcacttggtggagtgccaggccgatcgagacgaagctgaagctgaacgccaagctgctcttgcagaggctcgggcccagaaggcggcttccgaaggtgatactactgctgggggttcttcgaaggatgctcctctgggggatgctcctgagactcccaagagctag
- the LOC110784189 gene encoding uncharacterized protein isoform X2 — translation MAKNRGKSKFVVGSSSERENVPSGRLPKTSRVRPSERPVERRSTGWDASKDDVVGGSSVSERATSGKKAGSSGVRRSYPEFPVHWTEADPQGKYAPILHETTKIDGPLEKSVSGDWLVEAKLGHYHRRAEELYGIQHALGYWCELPDQERPRVTHPPRGFISVYTHHLENGLRFPLDPFISELLVSYNISLAQLTPKSMRHIIGFRWVCDFINFPCSVAVFRDLHDLSFNHASKGDGYGWWTIINKRSRRKGEPNYITAYPYLSSDHNWKTEWLFVRVPTDPKHPHFYRPPKWFVTPDPDMRSVAAPDRNHHHYVDLLQWFLAREDNYKLPSNWLPNLNYILREDILAVAGLSRIFDREYGFSCVDPVVLGISLDLKTIHDSAPDYKFGKENPRNPRLKDYVLSPSGVARISEVRADPWDSASSPEAVPVKVVLPDLRTTSDPDQRKRKSSTLLRPSAHPKKAKADQSSEKEVVSEVMPPPKNLLHFMPLPGQKLKSVVVVEPPPVDQPLAEEDTIPSPLKPSAALGIEIQDITKVMEAIEADLVPGSDVPILAEQKEEAADVSLEREKSPDKEMVDLTEAHVEVPEAEKEEPEQGLTRKRRHSTLGSTSTSALDRLIHADPCSDVPLKRIPEEVREAMARYARAPVLGENPMAHVGSLVGPEAARENLLRANPQWRVPGAEERNPAMMAQYYLNEAVFWSSFASECSSVEERQLRRYQEAYARDIPVLDQKAGQLMAEMVDLKQLYLQYSREAREAAEQIGAEVGRLTFQVEEDAEKIASFDRERREMAAKFASELEEKDSLLKEMTSKFEAAIKQSQEAEARLQQFIKHREIVQNQADKVPVLQLKIREKDAAIRKLEQERVDLYTADQCREQYWNGILGARRMFAKHMPHFPWNEKVPLWMRAQDHLVECQADRDEAEAERQAALAEARAQKAASEGDTTAGGSSKDAPLGDAPETPKS, via the exons atggcaaagaataggggcaagagcaagttcgtcgttggctcctctagtgagagggagaacgtgccttcgggaaggttaccgaaaacttcgagggttcggccttcggagaggccagtggagaggcgttcgactggttgggatgcttcgaaagatgatgttgttggcgggtctagcgtgtctgaacgcgcaacttctggtaaAAAGGCTGGCTCTTCGGGTGTGCGCCGCTcctaccctgagtttccagttcattggactgaagctgatccgcagggtaagtatgccccgattctgcatgagaccactaagatcgatggtcccttggaaaaatcggtcagtggtgactggttggtggaggcgaagctggggcattaccatcggagggccgaagagttatacggaatccagcacgccttggggtactggtgcgagcttcccgaccaggagcgtcctcgggtgactcatccgccgagggggttcatctctgtgtatactcatcatttggagaacggcctccgctttcctttggatcccttcatatccgagctcctggtgtcgtataacatcagtttggcccagcttacccccaaatctatgaggcacatcatcggatttagatgggtgtgcgattttattaactttccatgctctgttgccgtgtttcgggatctgcacgatctgtctttcaaccacgcttccaagggggatgggtatggttggtggaccattatcaacaaaagatcccgaagaaagggggagccgaactatattacggcctacccttacctcagctctgatcataactggaagacggagtggttgttcgttcgtgtgccgacagatccgaagcatccacatttttaccgccctccgaagtggtttgtgactcctgatcctgatatgcgaagcgtggctgctccggatcggaaccatcaccactacgtggatctcctccagtggtttttggctcgggaggacaactacaaattgccgtccaactggctcccgaacctcaactatatcttgcgggaggacattcttgctgttgccggtctcagcaggatttttgacaggg agtacggcttcagctgcgttgatcctgtggtcttgggtatttctttggatctgaagaccattcacgactcggcccctgattataagttcgggaaggagaatcctcgtaatcctcgcttgaaggattacgtgctgtctccgtcgggtgtcgctcggatatctgaagttcgagctgatccgtgggattctgcctcttctcccgaagctgttccagtgaaagtcgtgctccctgatttgaggacaacctcggatccg GATCAGCGCAAAAGGAAGAgcagcactcttttgaggccttctgcgcatccgaagaaggcgAAAGCTGATCAGtcttcggagaag gaagtggtttcggaagtcatgcctcctcccaaaaacctccttcacttcatgcccttgcccgggcagaagttgaagagtgtggtggttgtggAACCGCCTCCCGTGGACCAACCGctggctgaggaagataccatcccttctccgctgaagccgtctgctgctttagggatcgagatccaggatataaccaaggtgatggaggcaattgaagccgaccttgttcctggctcggatgtccctattctggccgagcagaaggaagaagctgctgacgtttctctcgaaagggagaaaagtccggataaggagatggtggatctcaccgaagctcacgtagaggttcccgaagctgagaaggaggaacccgagcagggtctgacgaggaagaggcgtcATTCGACCTTGGGCTCcacttcgacctcggccctggatagactgatccacgctgacccttgctcggatgttccgctgaaacggatccccgaggaggtaagggaagcgatggctcgctatgccagagctccggttttgggggagaaccccatggctcacgtgggatctttggtgggtcccgaagctgcacgggagaatcttcttcgggccaacccgcagtggagggttcctggagctgaggagaggaacccagctatgatggcccaatattatctgaatgag gctgttttctggtcctcgttcgcttccgagtgtagctcggttgaggaaaGGCAGCTGAGGAggtatcaggaggcttatgctcgtgatatccctgtcttggaccagaaggctgggcagctcatggccgagatggtggacctcaagcaactgtaccttcagtacagtcgtgaggctagggaAGCGGCGGAacagatcggggccgaagttgggaGGCTCACTTTCCAagttgaagaggatgctgaaaagatagcttccttcgacagggagaggagagaaatggctgccaagtttgcgagcgaacttgaagaaaaagacagtcttctcaaggagatgacgtctaaatttgaggcggccattaagcagagccaggaagcggaggcgaggcttcagcagtttATCAAGCACCGGGAGATTGTTCAgaatcaagctgacaaggtgcccgttctccagctgaagatccgagagaaagatgctgccattcggaagttggagcaagagagagttgacctctacactgctgatcagtgtagagagcaatactggaatggcatcctgggtgctcggcggatgttcgcgaagcacatgcctcatttcccttggaatgagaaggttccgctctggatgagggcccaggatcacttggtggagtgccaggccgatcgagacgaagctgaagctgaacgccaagctgctcttgcagaggctcgggcccagaaggcggcttccgaaggtgatactactgctgggggttcttcgaaggatgctcctctgggggatgctcctgagactcccaagagctag